In Myxocyprinus asiaticus isolate MX2 ecotype Aquarium Trade chromosome 3, UBuf_Myxa_2, whole genome shotgun sequence, the following proteins share a genomic window:
- the LOC127420992 gene encoding polyunsaturated fatty acid 5-lipoxygenase-like: MWTYEVSVTTGSQLFSGSMNYIYLTLVGKDGSSDRTLLNKSFFDYFVRGTVNTFNVIVKENLGDIVLVKLEKERYCINDQWYCKHITVMTPSGNCFQFPCYRWLVDQKEVVLREGTARLPQDDENELTKEHRRAELEWRQKIFRWCKWCPGYPMSIDDNYKNLPQDVKFETDKTFDFGLKVIRAKLNAYINQMVEKFQSPWEGIADLKKINVIIKNAVPEYLMDNWNEDFLFGYQFLNGCNPVMIKKCEKLPAEKFPVTEEMVKGFLKRGLTLHEELEAGNIYIADYEILDGVPANTTDPNTPQYLAAPICLLYKNTQNQIVPIAIQLCQKPGEGNPIFLPSDNQYDWMLAKMWVRSCNFNVHQGLTHLLKTHLIAEVFTIAMYRHLPAVHPVYKLLIPHIRYTIAINTEARENLISAGGVFDKGNSISGSTLGDVVKKVMKTFTYKSLCFPEAIKDRGMDSKTDVPNYYYRDDGMMVWEAVKRFVSDVVKIYYKSDKTVQSDEEIQNFVKDVCFGMNYHCDFPKSLKTQKDLIEYLTVVIFTVSAQHAAVNFGQYDWYGWVPNGPSTMRKPPPSKKDQVDMKYIMESLPDRDRACKVLGTAWALSQFQENELFLGTYPDKYFTEQSVLNAMNTFRKELAKVTNTIKERNEKLPLPYWYLSPDKIPNSIAI, encoded by the exons ATGTGGACCTACGAAGTGTCTGTTACCACAGGCAGCCAGCTCTTTTCTGGATCAATGAACTACATTTACCTGACACTGGTTGGCAAGGATGGATCCAGTGACAGAACTCTGCTGAATAAATCCTTTTTTGATTATTTCGTAAGAGGCACG GTGAACACGTTCAACGTCATTGTAAAGGAGAACCTTGGAGACATTGTGCTGGTGAAACTTGAGAAGGAGAGATACTGCATCAATGACCAGTGGTATTGTAAACATATCACAGTGATGACACCATCTGGAAACTGCTTTCAGTTTCCCTGTTATCGCTGGTTAGTAGATCAAAAGGAAGTGGTTCTCAGGGAAGGCACAG CTCGATTGCCTCAGGATGATGAAAATGAATTGACAAAAGAGCACCGGCGTGCTGAACTGGAATGGCGACAAAAAATATTCAG atggtGTAAGTGGTGCCCTGGCTACCCCATGAGTATAGATGACAACTACAAAAATCTTCCACAAGATGTGAAGTTTGAAACAGATAAAACTTTTGACTTTGGTCTGAAAGTCATCAGAGC GAAATTGAATGCATATATTAACCAAATGGTGGAAAAGTTCCAAAGCCCTTGGGAAGGAATTGCAGATTTAAAAAAGATTAATGTGATTATCAAGAACGCTGTGCCAG AGTATCTGATGGACAACTGGAATGAGGACTTCCTGTTTGGATATCAGTTCTTAAATGGCTGCAATCCTGTCATGATCAAGAAATGTGAGAAACTTCCAGCAGAAAAGTTTCCAGTCACAGAGGAGATGGTGAAGGGCTTCCTAAAGAGAGGTCTCACTCTACATGAGGAATTAGAG GCAGGAAATATTTACATCGCAGACTATGAAATACTGGACGGAGTGCCAGCCAATACCACAGACCCAAACACCCCGCAGTATTTGGCTGCACCCATCTGCCTCCTGTACAAGAACACACAGAATCAAATTGTGCCGATTGCCATTCAG CTCTGTCAAAAACCAGGAGAGGGAAACCCAATTTTTCTCCCGAGTGATAATCAATACGATTGGATGCTTGCCAAGATGTGGGTCAGATCCTGCAACTTTAATGTTCATCAGGGGCTCACACACCTTCTCAAGACACATCTGATTGCTGAGGTTTTTACCATAGCCATGTACAGACACCTCCCTGCAGTCCATCCTGTATACAAG TTACTGATCCCTCACATTCGATACACCATTGCCATCAACACAGAAGCCCGTGAAAATCTCATCTCTGCAGGAGGGGTCTTCGACAAG GGTAATAGCATAAGTGGGTCTACACTTGGGGATGTGGTCAAAAAGGTCATGAAGACTTTCACCTACAAGTCTCTGTGTTTTCCTGAGGCCATAAAAGATCGAGGAATGGATAGCAAGACAGATGTGCCCAACTACTACTATAGAGACGATGGCATGATGGTCTGGGAAGCAGTGAAAAG GTTTGTTTCTGATGTGGTGAAGATCTACTACAAGAGTGATAAGACAGTTCAGAGTGATGAGGAGATTCAGAACTTTGTTAAGGATGTTTGCTTTGGCATGAATTATCATTGTG ATTTTCCAaaatccctcaaaactcaaaagGATTTAATTGAGTACCTGACTGTTGTGATCTTCACAGTCTCAGCACAACATGCTGCAGTCAACTTTGGACAG TACGACTGGTATGGATGGGTCCCCAATGGCCCCTCCACCATGCGGAAACCCCCTCCCTCAAAGAAGGACCAAGTCGACATGAAGTATATCATGGAGAGTCTGCCTGACCGTGATCGTGCCTGCAAGGTTCTAGGAACAGCTTGGGCCCTGAGTCAGTTCCAGGAGAATGAG CTGTTTTTAGGGACATATCCAGACAAGTACTTCACTGAGCAATCAGTCCTAAATGCCATGAACACGTTCCGCAAGGAGCTAGCAAAAGTGACCAACACCATCAAGGAACGAAATGAGAAGTTACCTTTGCCCTATTGGTATCTGTCCCCAGACAAAATCCCCAACAGTATTGCAATCTGA